The sequence below is a genomic window from Paenibacillus sp. DCT19.
TTTCGCGTTGTATCGAATAACGTGTGGCATCAAAATCGCATTGGTACGTCCGTGGGCTGTATGGTACTGACCGCCCCATTTGTGCGCCAAGCTGTGGTTGATACCCAAGAATGCGTTGGCAAATGCCATACCTGCAATCGTTGAAGCATTATGCATTTTCTCACGTGCCAGTTTGTCGCCTTGTAATGCTGATTGCTCCAAATACTGGAACACCAGTTGAATGGCTTTGATTGCTAATCCATCCGTATAGTCATTCGCCATAACAGATACATAAGCTTCAATCGCATGTGTCAGTACGTCCATACCTGTGTCAGCTACAGCTGTTCTAGGCAGCGAGTATACAAACTCAGGGTCAACGATCGCCACGTCAGGAGTCAGCTCATAGTCAGCCAGTGGATATTTGGTGTTTCCTAGATTTTTATCCGTGATAACAGCAAATGATGTTACTTCCGATCCTGTGCCCGATGTTGTTGGGATCGCCACAAATTTTGCTTTTACGCCAAGTCTAGGATATTTGTAGATCCGTTTACGGATATCCATGAATTTTTGCTTCAGATCATTAAAGTCTGTGTCTGGATATTCATAGAACAACCACATCGCTTTGGCAGCATCCATTGGTGATCCGCCACCGAGAGCGATAATGCAGTCCGGTTGGAAGCGACGCATCATTTCGGTTCCGCGATCTACAGTCGTTGTGGATGGATCCGGCTCAACATCCGAGAACACTTCAATGGCTACCGGCATTTGGCGTTGACGCAGATAGTGCTCTACCTTTTCCACATAACCCAGCTTCACCATCATGGCATCCGTAATAATTGCAACACGGGTGATATCCGGCATTTTGGCGAGATACTGCGTCGCGCCTTTTTCGAAGTAGACCTTGTTCGGTACTTTGAACCATTGCATATTCACGGTACGGCGAGCCACCCTTTTCACATTGATTAAGTTGACAGCAGTTACGTTCGACGAAGTCGAGTTACGTCCGTATGAACCACATCCCAGTGTGAGCGATGGCATATTCGTGTTGTAGATATCGCCAATTGCTCCGTGTGTGGAAGGTGAGTTGACGATGATCCGTCCTGTTTGCAGGCGATCTGCAAACTTGTTAATCACTTCTTCATTGTTGGAGTGAATAACGGATGAGTGTCCCATTCCGCCAAAAGCAACCACTTCTGCTGCACGTTCAATACCTTCTGCTGCCGTTTTGACTTTGTAACAAGCCAGTACCGGGCTTAATTTTTCCGCAGACAATGGGAATTTGACGCCAACACCCTCAATTTCAGCAACCAGGATTTTGGTGCTTGCTGGAACTTCAATACCGCATAACTGAGCAATCGCTACGGCGGATTGACCTACAATCGCTGGGTTAACTGCACATTTCTCAGCATTGATAGCGCCTGCGGTCAGCTTAGCTGCTTCTTCCTTGTTAACGAAGTAACATCCATTGGCAATCATTTTCTTTTTGACTTGATCGAAGATAGGTTCTTCAATAATGACCGCTTGCTCGGAAGCACAGATCATCCCATTATCAAATGATTTGGACAAAATCAGATCCGTCACTGCCTGATTGATATCCGCACTTTTTTCAATGAAGCAAGGTACGTTACCTGGCCCTACACCCAGTGCTGGTTTACCACAGCTATATGCTGCTCGCACCATGCCTGATCCGCCTGTCGCCAGAATGAGTGCCACATCGTTGTGGTTCATCAGGGCATTGGTGCGATCCATGGATGGATCATCAATCCACTGAATACAGTCGGCTGGAGCACCATGCTTCACTGCGGCTTCAAGCAAGATTTTGGCTGCTTCGCGGCTACAGTTCTGTGCAGAAGGGTGGAAACCGAAGATAATCGGGTTACGAGTCTTGATGGAGATCAGTGCCTTAAACATCGTCGTTGATGTTGGGTTGGTAACCGGCGTAATCCCCATGATGATGCCAACCGGCTCGGCAATTTTCTGGAAGTTCTCATATTCATTATCTTCAATGACACCAACGGTTTTGTCATATTTGATGCTATGGTACACATATTCTGTAGCAAATATATTTTTAGTGATTTTATCTTCGTACACACCGCGGCCGGTTTCTTCCACAGCCAT
It includes:
- the adhE gene encoding bifunctional acetaldehyde-CoA/alcohol dehydrogenase — translated: MAVKNEVAPAKEPTAGQYIQTLIDKANKAHAAFMSMDQQQIDRIVQAMALAGLDKHMMLAKMAVEETGRGVYEDKITKNIFATEYVYHSIKYDKTVGVIEDNEYENFQKIAEPVGIIMGITPVTNPTSTTMFKALISIKTRNPIIFGFHPSAQNCSREAAKILLEAAVKHGAPADCIQWIDDPSMDRTNALMNHNDVALILATGGSGMVRAAYSCGKPALGVGPGNVPCFIEKSADINQAVTDLILSKSFDNGMICASEQAVIIEEPIFDQVKKKMIANGCYFVNKEEAAKLTAGAINAEKCAVNPAIVGQSAVAIAQLCGIEVPASTKILVAEIEGVGVKFPLSAEKLSPVLACYKVKTAAEGIERAAEVVAFGGMGHSSVIHSNNEEVINKFADRLQTGRIIVNSPSTHGAIGDIYNTNMPSLTLGCGSYGRNSTSSNVTAVNLINVKRVARRTVNMQWFKVPNKVYFEKGATQYLAKMPDITRVAIITDAMMVKLGYVEKVEHYLRQRQMPVAIEVFSDVEPDPSTTTVDRGTEMMRRFQPDCIIALGGGSPMDAAKAMWLFYEYPDTDFNDLKQKFMDIRKRIYKYPRLGVKAKFVAIPTTSGTGSEVTSFAVITDKNLGNTKYPLADYELTPDVAIVDPEFVYSLPRTAVADTGMDVLTHAIEAYVSVMANDYTDGLAIKAIQLVFQYLEQSALQGDKLAREKMHNASTIAGMAFANAFLGINHSLAHKWGGQYHTAHGRTNAILMPHVIRYNAKKPTKFASFPKYSHFVADERYAEIARILGLPARTTEEGVNSLINAIRKMNKTLGIEESFQEIGFDAKDFEAHVDYLADRAFEDQCTTANPKLPLVTELADVYRNAFYGKFE